In one Arachis duranensis cultivar V14167 chromosome 9, aradu.V14167.gnm2.J7QH, whole genome shotgun sequence genomic region, the following are encoded:
- the LOC110281501 gene encoding uncharacterized protein LOC110281501, whose protein sequence is MQNQNAAIKKLETQIGYLFKQLSNHNLCNDNNSSKEEECQAITLRSGKELKELSQKPQEEGSNKKGEEQEGVQTPTSSPQKEKGMPKLNISRAPYPQQLKKKEDDNQFVRFLEIFKKLQINTPFAETIEQMPLYAKFLKELMTKKRSWKNNETVILTKECSAIIQHKLPQKLKDPRSFQIPCNIGEIIVEKALCDLGASINLMSAAMMRKMEIEEAKPTKMALQLAERSFKFPHGIVEDLLVKVEDFIFPADFVVLDMQEEAKTSIILGRLFLATAGAIIDVQKGDLTLRLHNEKMTFNVFKAMSYPPEQLGECMSRESCSRCTKGRAEKSEAPKVELKALPPTLKYAYLRENENYPVIISSCLSQDQEDKLLKVLQEHKDAIGWTLADLKGINSAICRHKILLEDDAKPSIQSQRRLNPIMKEVVQKEVLKLWQGGVIYPISDSPWVSPVNVVPKKGGITVVPNEKNELIPTRTVTGWQMCIDYRKLNEVTRKDHFPLPFMDQMLERLAGHAYYCFLDGGIVIGHKISNQGIEVDRAKVELIEKLPPPSDVKEFDIEIRDKKGVENKVADHLSRIPHEKGGTHDMSVNELFPDEQLMTVHKAPWFADIANFKATGALPPGINKHQKRKLMNDAKYFVWDEPY, encoded by the exons ATGCAGAATCAaaatgctgccatcaagaaactGGAGACACAAATCGGTTATCTATTCAAGCAGCTTTCTAACCATAACCTTTGCAATGATAACAATTCAAGCAAAGAGGAAGAGTGTCAAGCTATAACACTTAGGAGCGGGAAGGAACTTAAGGAACTCTCCCAAAAACCACAAGAAGAAGGCTCAAATAAAAAGGGAGAAGAGCAAGAGGGAGTTCAAACTCCCACTTCAAGtccacaaaaagaaaaagggatgcCAAAACTGAACATCTCAAGAGCTCCATATCCTCAACagttgaagaaaaaagaagatgacAACCAGTTTGTGAGATTCCtagaaatcttcaagaaactacaAATCAACACACCCTTTGCTGAAACAATAGAACAAATGCCACTATATGCCAAGTTCCTAAAGGAGCTGATGactaagaagagaagctggaagaacaaTGAGACTGTGATACTAACCAAAGAATGTAGTGCTATCATCCAGCACAAACTACCCCAGAAGTTGAAGGATCCTAGGAGCTTTCAGATCCCTTGTAATATAGGGGAAATCATAGTAGAGAAGGCCCTTTGTGACTTAGGAGCCAGCATCAATTTGATGTCAGCAGCAATGATGAGGAAGATGGAGATCGAGGaggctaaaccaacaaaaatggcCTTACAACTGGCAGAACGATCGTTCAAGTTCCCTCATGGCAtagtagaggatttgttggtgaAAGTAGAAGACTTCATATTCCCGGCAGATTTTGTAGTGTTGGACATGCAGGAGGAAGCCAAGACCTCCATTATTCTGGGAAGGCTGTTCTTGGCTACTGCTGGAGctatcattgatgtccaaaaaggtgaTCTTACCTTGAGATTACACAACGAAAAGATGACATTCAATGTCTTcaaggccatgagttacccacCAGAACAATTGGGGGAATGCATGAG CAGAGAGTCATGTTCAAGATGCACCAAAGGAAGAGCTGAAAAGTCAGAGGCACCCAAGGTTGAACTCAAAGCATTGCCACCCACTCTCAAATATGCATacctaagagaaaatgaaaactacCCAGTAATCATAAGCTCATGCCTCAGCCAAGATCAAGAGGATAAACTGCTCAAGGTGCTGCAGGAGCATAAGGACGCCATCGGATGGACCCTTGCTGACCTGAAGGGAATCAATTCAGCTATATGCAGGCATAAAATACTGTTGGAAGATGATGCAAAACCATCCATTCAATCCCAAAGAAGGCTGAACCCaatcatgaaggaagtggtacaAAAAGAGGTATTGAAGCTTTGGCAAGGAGGAGTAATATACCCGATCTCAGACAGCCCTTGGGTCAGCCCCGTGAATGTTGTgcccaagaaaggaggaataACTGTGGTTCCCAATGAGAAGAACGAACTGATACCTACAAGGACCGTCACGGGATGGCAGATGTGCATTGACTATCGAAAACTCAATGAAGTTACACGAAAGGATCATTTCCCTCTcccattcatggatcagatGTTGGAAAGACTCGCAGGACATGCTTATTACTGTTTTCTTgatg gAGGAATAGTTATTGGCCATAAGATTTCTAACCAAGGAATCGAAGTGGACAGGGCTAAAGTGGAACTTATTGAAAAGCTTCCTCCACCcagtgatgtcaag gagtttgatattgaaatcAGAGATAAGAAGGGAGTGGAGAACAAGGTGGCAGATCACCTATCCAGGATTCCTCATGAGAAAGGAGGAACACATGATATGAGTGTGAACGAGCTCTTCCCTGATGAGCAGTTAATGACAGTGCACAAAGccccatggtttgcagacattgccaACTTCAAGGCAACTGGGGCTCTACCTCCAGGGATCAATAAACATCAAAAGagaaagctcatgaatgatgcaaaatacTTTGTCTGGGACGAGCCttattga